One Xenopus tropicalis strain Nigerian chromosome 8, UCB_Xtro_10.0, whole genome shotgun sequence genomic window carries:
- the psmc6 gene encoding 26S protease regulatory subunit 10B, whose amino-acid sequence MADPREKALQDYRKKLLEHKEIDGRLKELREQLKELTKQYEKSENDLKALQSVGQIVGEVLKQLTEEKFIVKATNGPRYVVGCRRQLDKTKLKPGTRVALDMTTLTIMRYLPREVDPLVYNMSHEDPGNVSYSEIGGLSEQIRELREVIELPLTNPELFQRVGIIPPKGCLLYGPPGTGKTLLARAVASQLDCNFLKVVSSSIVDKYIGESARLIREMFNYARDHQPCIIFMDEIDAIGGRRFSEGTSADREIQRTLMELLNQMDGFDTLHRVKMIMATNRPDTLDPALLRPGRLDRKIHIELPNEQARLDILKIHAGPITKHGEIDYEAIVKLSDGFNGADLRNVCTEAGMFAIRADRDFVVQEDFMKAVRKVADSKKLESKLDYKPV is encoded by the exons ATGGCGGACCCACGGGAGAAGGCGCTGCAGGATTACAGGAAGAAATTGCTGGAGCACAAGGAGATAGATGGCCGGCTGAAGGAAT taAGAGAACAACTGAAAGAGCTCACCAAACAGTATGAAAAATCAGAGAATGACCTTAAAGCATTGCAGAGCGTTGGGCAG ATTGTTGGGGAAGTTCTAAAGCAGCTTACTGAAGAAAAAT TCATTGTTAAAGCAACGAATGGTCCAAGATATGTTGTTGGTTGTCGTCGACAG CTTGACAAAACTAAATTGAAGCCTGGAACAAGAGTTGCGCTAGATATGACTACTCTGACTATAATGCG TTATTTACCACGAGAAGTGGATCCCCTTGTGTACAACATGTCTCATGAGGACCCTGGAAATGTATCATACTCTGAAATAGGTGGACTTTCTGAACAGATCCGAGAACTCAGAGAG GTTATTGAGTTGCCACTTACAAATCCAGAATTGTTTCAGCGTGTAGGAATTATACCACCAAAGGGCTGTCTTCTCTATGGCCCCCCAG gtacTGGAAAAACTCTTCTTGCAAGAGCTGTTGCTAGCCAACTGGATTGCAATTTCCTAAAG GTTGTGTCTAGTTCAATTGTAGACAAGTACATTGGGGAAAGTGCACGACTCATTCGAGAAATGTTTAACTATGCCAGGGATCACCAGCCGTGTATAATTTTTATGGATGAAATTGATGCCATTG GTGGACGGCGGTTTTCTGAGGGGACCTCAGCTGACAGAGAGATTCAGAGAACTCTAATGGAG tTGCTGAATCAGATGGATGGGTTTGATACTTTGCACAGAGTAAAAATGATAATGGCTACTAACAGACCCGACACTTTGGATCCAGCCTTGTTGCGTCCTGGAAGACTTGACAGAAAAATAC ATATTGAGTTGCCCAATGAGCAGGCAAGGTTGGATATTTTGAAAATCCATGCTGGTCCCATAACAAAACATGGTGAAATTG ATTATGAAGCCATAGTAAAGCTTTCAGATGGATTTAATGGGGCTGACCTTAGAAACGTCTGCACAGAAGCAG GGATGTTTGCAATCCGAGCAGACCGTGACTTTGTGGTCCAGGAAGACTTTATGAAAGCTGTTCGAAAAGTTGCAGATTCTAAGAAACTAGAGTCGAAACTAGACTACAAACCTGTCTAA